The sequence below is a genomic window from Phoenix dactylifera cultivar Barhee BC4 chromosome 16, palm_55x_up_171113_PBpolish2nd_filt_p, whole genome shotgun sequence.
GATGCCTTCCCCTAGGTCCCCAAATGGCTCCTCTCTGGTCACCCAAAAAGTTGAGTAGCCGAATAGCTTTTCCTTGATAAGCTTCACATCAGATGGATCTACCTTCTCAGGTCCAAGAAGTTCCATCAACTTAAAAGAATCAACCTGAAAGCTACTATAAACTGGTCCCTCAGGAGAAATACCAGGTGTCTGCGAAAGAAGAGTCAGATAACATGCAATTAATGATAATCTATTTAATCAAAATAGACTAGTTATGGTTAGAATATAATGTGAAGGTTAAAGCTGAAAAGAAAACTCGAGATAAGTGTAGTCACGAGTATGGTGGTCAAAAGCAGTTATAGTGTTATCATCTTTTCCAGTGGAACTATCAATAGGTGGAACAAATTTCTAAGCAACTAAACATAACTGATAACCAATTTGGGGCCAAATGAACATGGGACACTGACACCAGTTTCCATGCATGACATTGTATAGAAACTCCAAGAGATTATTAGGTGTCAGATAGTTAGCTTTTCCTGTCAACGCAAATGACATCATCCAATGATTTTAACCTCCATATAAATTCTATCGCTTGTGAGAATCCTCTTTAAGATAGCAGACCAACGCAGTGCTCTGATTTTAAAGGAAAACTAGAATGAATTTTTGGCCATACATCTGGTCCGTCATCCAAAAACAAATTGACCAGATAGAATATTCTTAATATGCCTCCAAAGATTAACATTTGTaagatttcttcaaaaattgcaAGCACCAAAACAACTGTGGTTTCCAGGATTCTCTTTGACCTAAGAATTCAAGTAAACAACTACCATAATAAAGAAACCAGAAAAGACATCAAGGCTCCAGCGTTAACATCTTCACACAATCTGCATTCTTTGCCCACAGCTTGTTCTGCATTTTAGCAGACATTTTGCTGAAATGTCACATTCCTTCTGCAGCAGTAACTCTCTCTTATCATGTCAGTGTGTGCAAAACTGGAGTTAAATTTTGTCATGATCTGATATTGAAGCTAAGAAAGAAGCAATCCTAGatctctagtgatgattttgtaaGGATGCAGTCCCAATATAAGTAGATGTTTCCTTGCATATTTGCGACTGAAATTCTTTACCTTAAAAATCATGCATATGCAGGCATTCCTATTTTAAACAGCTTATATAGTGGTAGATATTTGCTATTTCTTTTTATTGCATTTTGCCCCCTCCACCAACTAGTCTGGCCCAAGGTTTCAATTTTCAGCCAGAATCAATCCATCCTGGCCAAAATGGACCAGTTGCAGACTGTCAGCTGAGACCAAACCTAAGTTGACCCCAAATTTTGGGCTTCAATCATTTTCAGCAGTTTTAGCCAAACTGCCCAGCTTCAGTCTAGTTTGGTGGTTTCATTCGGTATCAACCAAAACTGACAGAACCTAACCTATAGATgccttcttttagttttttattaACATATTTAGCATAATATTGGgccatttatttatatttaagtGTATATGCTATACAATATCAATTTTCAATGGttttgctttcttcttcttgacttGAAAGAGAGCACAGATAATAAATGTAATCCTTGATGGGCCGAAGACACCTAAAAGGCCCTAATTAAAGTACTATATAGAGGCTAATAGGAAcaactaaataaaaaaaatatttataggtATAATGTAACATTTTATAACTATATGATTTGATTCAACAGCacttaatctcaaaaaaaaaaaaaaaaaggttaagaaATGCCCAAATTCAATATATCTATGTGACtattctaagaaaaaaaaagaaaagatttgaatgcaacaggagcaaaaaaaGTTTCAGAGTAGCTGAATATAATGAATTTTTGAATAATTGAAGTTCAGAAAGTAAATAATATAAATCTAAGTGTGTTTGTGTATTCCAGTACAATATAACCATATACTTGATTTTGACTTATCTGCAATGCAACTTCAGCATAAAATTGTCAAAGTTATACATAAGAAATCCATACAACACACAGTAGCTTacaatgttaagaaataatgTTTCCTGTGTTTTTTTACTTTCCTTTCAaaccttttgatttttttttctcttgatttTTATGACTGAAAGTCATAAAAATGGAGCAAcacttccaaaaccacgaaacTTGCTGAAACTGAGACAGGAGCCTGCGGCCGATAAGTACGAccaagaagatgaagatgaaagAGCATTTACTTGCGTGATTCCCATCGTAGCCAGAGCCTAGAACAGATTCTATAAATCCAAACAGATTGCTTAACTGTTCGCGAAGGCATCTTAGTTCCACAATCAGTCCAACCGAAAACAGGCAATGAAAAATCGGGAATACCAACCGCAAGTCGTGATAAAACAAAGACAAACAAGAATAAAACGCTTCACAAATTTAGACTTGTTAAAAAATGACCTTTAGGCCTTTATAGCCAAACGCCCAGTGAATATGTCTGCTTAAAATGGGCAAAGAGATCAAAtgggaagggggagagagagagagagagcgagagcgagGAATTGGCTGTACCCTGGAAGAAACAGAAGCAGGTGGAGAGCGCTCCGAGTTCAACTCATCGCTGCCGACCCTCGACTGCTCGACTTCTTCGGTGGAGCCCGACCTCTTCTCCTCTCCGCCGTCGTTCCCGCCGTCGATCGAGAAGCATCTCATTCCGTCGAAACGCCGCCTCCTTTGGGTTCCCCATGAGAAATTCTGCTGCATAGCTATCCCCACCTTGCATCGGGAACACGCCTGCTGCCGCGGCTGCTTCTTGGGATTCCTCCGTTGTGTGCAGGACGCACCGGCCGCTGCCGGCAGTAGACGGAATCGGAAGTTGAGATTGAGGAAAGAAGAGCTCAGGAGAGCAGTTCCCATCGACCAGCGACAACGGAGCCCCAAAGAAGAAGCAGCGGCCGTAGAAGAAGACGAAGGGTTCAGACGCATTCGAGTTTTTCCGGTCTTGGGAGGCAGAGCTTCAAGAAACTCGTTCTAGGGAGGGGTTGTCGTCGTGGCCGTCGGGGAGGGGCAGCAGGGAGCGGGCGAAGAGGCAGAGAGCTGCCAAGAAACGCATCCGCGAGCCTCCTCCTCATCATCCGGTTTTCCTTTCTCAAAAACCGAAGGGATAGGGCCAGAGGGGCAAGTAGGCGGACATCGGATACACTGGCTTTATTGTGTTCCGTTTGATCGATGACGATCGGCTCATCGCATCGCcgttccttccttccttcaacATTGTGATCCGTCCTAGACTCGATGAAACCCCGGGCCGGcctgggctcggcccgggtggctTCTATAGCAAAACTTAGACCCGATAGCTATGCCCAGGCACGATCCGGCCCAACAATCGGACTTAAACTTTTGCCGAGGCCCAATCCAAATTTGCGGAGCCAGTCTCAGGTCCGCCCACTGGACCTAatgtttgattaatttttttggaagggCAACGAGCATTAGGTTCAAATTATCTTAAGTACAAAAGTCAAACAGAagatatccaattcttttcaaaagATGGAGCTAATAAACTAGCTGAAACAATAGAGTAAATTTAGGCCCACGGAGCATGTGCCAAATAATTTCACCTAAGCCACCATGGGCCTGTGAGGTGAGCTGAACTAGAACTCGTGTGGGTCGGTACTTCAACCCAACCGGGCTCCGGACGCCAAGGCATGGAAAAGAAGGGAAGCCGGGAACCGGAGGGGGAGGAGCAGGTGCGGACATGGGCCGAGCTGGTCCTCCCTTGGCTGGCCCCTCCTGACCTCGCTGCCGTCGCCTCCGCGAGCAAGGTCCTCAGCAGCGTGGCCATGGCCGTCTCTGACCGGAGAGCCTCGGACGCTTCCCGAGGCATTGAGCGCCACCCCGTCCCCTTCCTCAACCCCGTCGACGCCCAGCACTACTCCTACTTCCTGTACGCCCGCTTCCCCCTTTTCGCCCTCCCATCCCCCTTTGCCCAGCCATGGGGCGGACGCGGCCCCGCCCCCTCCGACCCCTCCTCCCTCGCTGCGCTCGCCTTCCCGCCGGCCGCCGGAGGGTGCGCTTGCGCACCGGCGTGCGCGTCCGAGTGCCCGTGCTCGTCGGGCCCCGAGCCGGGGACGGAGCTGATGATGGAGTGCGGGGCGAGTTGCCCCTGCGGGCTCGAGTGCCGGAATCGCGTGTCGCAGGGAGGCATTTCTGTCCGATTGCGGGTCGTCAAACATCCCCAGAAAGGGTGGGGATTGCACGCGGCTCAGTTCGTCAAAAGGGGGGAATTTATTTGCGAGTATGCCGGTATGAGCTTCTCCCCTATCTGTTCCATTCCGTATTccgttcctttttgttttaaagctgttTACAGTTTTGACATCTATGACTAATCGCAGTGACTTTTGACTTATTCTTCTTTGTAAATTTGGTACTTTGTTAGTTTAAGTGTatatttttgtttctatttGAAAATTTATGAATCATGACTTCAAAACGATATTTATGAACTTGTATGCGTGTTTctacttttgaaattctttgcaTGGTGGAACCTCTTCTATATTTATGaatttttaatatatgtttTTTAAATGGCAGTTATGAAGTTTATATTAAATCTGAACATAATGCCATGGTTGAGATTTTCATGTGGACCTCTAATAAAGTGGTATATTTGCCCTCATTTGAGTTACCGGTGAGGATACATTTTGACTTATATTAGGTGATAAATGTGGCCTCATTCAAATTATTGATCAAGATACATATGGATCCTTGGGCAATGATATATGTGGGTCTTGAGATATATGTAATTCATTTGGTTCACCTGTTAGAATATATGTGGCCTCATTTTCATTAGTAGTAAGGATTTATGTGGCCCCATCTGGTTCACTATTAAGGATATGTGCAGCCTCATTCGCATTAGCAATGAGAATTTATGTGGCCTTGATGATATAAATAAATCTTCAGAAGAAAGTCTTAAACTGTGTGAAATATCTGTGCTTTTTTTACAACCATATATGTGGATCAATTAGATATGGCTGCATATGTGACCAAAGCTCAGCACCTTGGAGCCAAATACATGCCGTACTCTTCTCCTACCATTGCTCGGGAGCTCATGGTCTTATGTTCTATTTTACTCCCCGATGGGAGTTCTTTTCACCTTTCTCATGGTGCTACTTTGCTATCGCTCACCTAGGAGTATTTAGCCTTGCAAGACAGTCTTTGCTGATTCACACGGGATACCATGTGCCCCATGCTACTCAGGTTAGAGTGTAAGCTAGTGATGCTTTCGACTATTGAACTTTCTAttagcaatatatcatataaataaacaataaatctattaattcaattaatggaaaatcttaaagggaataatatacatgcatattattcgacatccaaataattctattttaatgcaaaataaatctattctagtacaaaataaatctatgcatttaataaatttatattatagaaattcaaatcctacaaatctactaatattaaattaaaaataaaagtagaagaaagtagcctgattgaaggcaggtcgaagcgcgtagacgctgtcccaaagaagtatttgcccccacgtacgggtcacccggcaatccttctcggagatacgacgaccctacaacttcttcttcggcacgtctcggaagaagtcaaagcgaacccgattggacttgcagatccagcaaagaacggaatgaaaagaactaaataaactgaataaaaatgtaaaaataaaatttggaagtggctaagagggagaagaatttttccagaatttttccactatttttctgaaatttttcgtacttgaataggatgaaataggggggtTTATATAGGGATTTATAACAGGGGCAATATGGTCTTTTCGGCGGACACGTCCGCGTCCGCGTCCGCGCTCTTCGCGCGAACGTGGGCAATGTGTGCCAGTTGACGCCCGCTGGCGTGTTCCCATTTAAACCAAAAACGCCAGTTGGTTctttatttatatgatatattgctaaaaattagtacttctttgggacagcgtctacgcgcttcgacctgccttcaatcaggtttCTGTCTCTATTCTATAACCCTGATCCTATGTcctcaaacactagtgaccatcttagtgcgaaacctgaaaaatttgatggccataactttaggaggtggcagaaccaaatgcggttctggctcaccacattagggttaatctcagccatagaTGAAAGTACTACCGAagttgataatgggtccaacccaactacctcttccaacACTGAACATTCTGCCTCCACTGGCACACTctctaggacacctgatgagatagattatcattgtacccatagaatcctaggtgctctttctgagaggctgtatgatatctattacacagccaagagtgccaaagaactctaggacaccctagatagcaaatatggtcttgatgatgctgggataaagaggttcaaggcctccgacttcaataagtttaggatggtggactcaaagcctatgaatgaccaaattcatgaatttgaaaccctgatccaccagcttagggctaatggaaccaatttggatgaatcattccaggtagcctgtctgatagataaactacctacttcctggtctgattttgctaagaccctgagccatacccaaggagttctcaccctaacccaagtcttaaactccattaggattgaagagcagcataggctcagaaataatacctctactggatccaagaataatgcatataatgtagaggctcctcttaagaaaaatcagaaccgacccttccgtaagaatttcaagaagaaaccctacaaccctagaaaccctaaccaccactacaatgggaagcctattcaatcccaggagcagaagaagaaagaggaaggtggtgctcgtttctgttatgtgtgtggtcggaccaaccatttgtctccccagtgcttctataagaagactgcacctcttcaatctaagaagaagggtccacacacatccagtgctcaagtcaacatggtgacttccggcgttggctcctctgagacagctttcaggtctgtttccttcactcctgaagttaacatgactttacaagcacttgattggtggattgataccggagctggtattcatatttattcggatcgctcctggttttcttcttaccagatctcaagtggaggagctgtgatcatggcaaacagctcggaggcgcgtgtgttaggagtaggacgtgtggacttaaagcttacctctggaaaagtcctgtcactacacggcgtccaacatgttccagttgttagaagaaacctcattagtggttccttgcttgtccagcaaggctttcgtcatgtttttgagtccaataaggttgtaatttctcatggtgtaatgtttattggaaaaggaatccttagtgaaggattgttcaagttgaatgtaatagctccttcaataaatgaaaatcctttgattatgaatatagaacctccttctatttggcatggtagattaggtcatgtaaattataattcaattaagcaacttatgaacctaaacctaataccaaaaagtgatctcaagaaccatgagaaatgtcaaaCTTGTGTAGAAGCCAAACTCCCTAGAAAGCCGTTTAAATCTGTTAATAGGGATTCTGATCTATTAGAATTGATCtatagtgatgtttgtgactctggtagaacttctaggggaggtaacaaatactttgtaacatttatagatgatctattgaagttctgttacatctacctaattaaaaccaaggatgaggtgctcagcaaatttaaaatttttaagatcgaagctgagaaccaacaggaaaagaaaattaaaatccttagatcagatcggggaggtgaatatacatcaaatgacataacttaattttgtgaagatcatggaatcattcatgaagtgactgctccctattctccccaatcaaatggagtagcagaaaggaagaataggactttaatggatatggttaactccatgcttataagctcaggagtaccAGAGAATTTGTGGGGGAAAGTTTTagtttcagcctgttatatccttaataggattccctctaaaaataatgatctaacaccatatgaagtttggaaacataaaaaacctaatcttagctatttgaaagtgtg
It includes:
- the LOC113462798 gene encoding histone-lysine N-methyltransferase SUVR3; translation: MEKKGSREPEGEEQVRTWAELVLPWLAPPDLAAVASASKVLSSVAMAVSDRRASDASRGIERHPVPFLNPVDAQHYSYFLYARFPLFALPSPFAQPWGGRGPAPSDPSSLAALAFPPAAGGCACAPACASECPCSSGPEPGTELMMECGASCPCGLECRNRVSQGGISVRLRVVKHPQKGWGLHAAQFVKRGEFICEYAGEFLTTEEARNRQRIYDELASSGRFSPALLVVREHLPSGKACLRVNIDASKVGNVARFINHSCDGGNLAVILVRSPGSLLPRLCFFSAMDIQEDEELTFSYGSAKLRQYGQHCFCGSSVCYGMLPSEET